The following proteins are encoded in a genomic region of Drosophila willistoni isolate 14030-0811.24 chromosome 3R, UCI_dwil_1.1, whole genome shotgun sequence:
- the LOC6648024 gene encoding esterase B1 encodes MSSMAAFDQIKIGLKMVDFKVQQRRNRTSEKTVVSTTYGPIKGVKRKSIYGQSYFSFEKIPFAKPPIGELRYKAPQPPEVWTEVKSCTSQGPKPLQKHFVFEMTDGSEDCLYLNVYTKNLYPTKPMPVMVWIYGGGFQFGEATRECYSPDYLLREDVVVISINYRLGPLGFLCLEDPEFDVPGNAGLKDQVLALRWVKANCSRFGGDSGNITLFGDSAGSASVHYMMITEQTRGLFHKAICMSGNTLSPWAVTPQRNWPYRLAVQAGYTGENNDQDVWEFLRTAKGADIIKANSDLCIDEEKKERIGFSFGPVVEPYLTEHCVVDRKPIDMMRTAWSNSIPMIIGGVSNEGLLLYSETKANPKCLNELNDCRFVVPIELNMDRDSALCIEYGEQLKQTYYGDKTPSLDTLHEYLQMVSHEYFWFPIYRTVLSRLEHASNVPTYLYRFDFDSKHFNHLRILSCGKKVRGTCHADDLSYLFYNSLARKLKDHTREYKCIEKLVGLWTHFATYGNPNFDPEQSELWQPVSAAAVEKRQLKCLNISDDLKNIDVPDLQKLMVWESFFKRDELI; translated from the exons atgtcttCAATGGCTGCATTTGATCAAATCAAAATTGGACTCAA AATGGTCGATTTTAAAGTACAACAACGTCGTAATCGCACCAGCGAAAAGACTGTCGTGAGCACCACTTATGGCCCTATCAAGGGTGTGAAACGGAAGTCCATCTATGGGCAATCCTACTTTAGTTTTGAAAAGATTCCATTTGCCAAGCCACCAATTGGTGAATTGCGCTATAAGGCGCCACAGCCTCCAGAGGTTTGGACCGAGGTCAAGAGCTGCACATCACAGGGTCCGAAACCATTGCAAAAGCATTTTGTATTCGAGATGACTGATGGCTCTGAGGATTGTCTATACCTCAATGTATATACTAAGAAT TTATATCCCACGAAACCTATGCCTGTGATGGTCTGGATCTATGGCGGTGGCTTCCAGTTTGGCGAAGCCACGAGGGAATGCTATAGCCCAGACTATTTATTGAGGGAAGATGTGGTCGTTATATCAATAAACTATCGTTTAGGTCCATTAG GTTTCCTTTGTCTCGAGGATCCCGAATTTGATGTGCCCGGCAATGCAGGTCTTAAAGATCAGGTTCTTGCCTTGCGTTGGGTCAAGGCCAATTGTTCGCGTTTTGGCGGTGATTCAGGGAATATAACTTTGTTTGGTGACAGTGCTGGCAGCGCCTCAGTTCACTATATGATGATCACGGAGCAGACACGGGGTCTCTTTCACAAGGCCATTTGTATGTCCGGCAATACACTCTCGCCATGGGCTGTTACCCCCCAACGCAATTGGCCTTATCGTCTGGCTGTCCAGGCTGGCTACACGGGAGAGAACAACGATCAGGATGTCTGGGAATTTTTACGTACTGCCAAGGGTGCCGATATCATTAAGGCCAACAGTGACCTATGCATTGACGAGGAGAAGAAGGAACGCATTGGCTTCTCATTTGGTCCCGTGGTTGAACCATATTTGACTGAACATTGTGTGGTTGATAGAAAACCCATTGACATGATGCGCACCGCCTGGAGTAACAGTATTCCCATGATCATTGGAGGTGTATCTAATGAAGGCCTCCTGCTATATTCTGAGACAAAAGCGAACCCGAAATGTTTAAATGAACTGAATGATTGTCGATTTGTGGTGCCCATTGAATTGAACATGGATCGTGATAGTGCACTCTGTATAGAGTATGGTGAGCAGTTGAAACAAACCTATTATGGCGATAAGACGCCCAGTCTGGATACTCTACACGAATATCTGCAG ATGGTCTCGCATGAATATTTCTGGTTTCCCATATATCGGACGGTTTTGTCACGACTTGAGCATGCCAGCAATGTACCCACCTATCTGTATCGTTTCGATTTCGATTCGAAGCATTTCAATCACCTGCGCATTCTCAGTTGTGGCAAGAAGGTACGAGGTACATGTCACGCCGATGACCTCTCATATTTGTTCTACAATTCGTTGGCAAGAAAACTGAAAGATCACACAAGGGAATACAAATGCATTGAGAAGTTGGTGGGATTGTGGACACATTTTGCTACCTATGGCAATCCCAATTTCGATCCAGAACAATCGGAATTGTGGCAACCAGTGTCGGCTGCAGCCGTTGAGAAACGTCAGCTTAAGTGCCTTAATATATCAGATGATCTTAAGAATATCGATGTGCCTGATTTGCAAAAGCTGATGGTCTGGGAGAGTTTCTTCAAGCGTGATGAATTAATTTGA
- the LOC6648025 gene encoding growth hormone-inducible transmembrane protein, producing MLLARLACALPGRSMRLLGQSAIQRFSHGLPLPKSTGLPSLSPLKPKSLIPRNMGQRKYTENSRDRDRTHIESRSRTPTLKERLMGPPTENAYSMGKGAAAGAALMGMVALCYYGLGLAKQPSIYDHSVMWPQYVRDRIHATYAYFGASCALTAASSAAVFQSEALMQLITRSGWVASLITLGLVMGTGALAQSINYEPGLGPKQLAWALHCAVLGAVVAPLCFLGGPILTKALLYTGGIVGGLSTVAACAPSDKFLYMGGPLAIGLGIVFASSLASMWLPPTTAVGAGLASMSLYGGLILFSGFLLYDTQRIVKAAEMHPQYSSVFYDPINHALAIYMDALNIFIRMAIILSGDQGNRRK from the coding sequence ATGCTTTTAGCACGTTTGGCCTGCGCTCTGCCTGGACGTTCAATGCGTCTCTTGGGTCAGTCGGCAATTCAACGTTTCAGCCATGGTTTGCCTCTGCCCAAATCAACTGGTTTGCCATCATTGAGTCCCTTGAAGCCAAAATCCCTGATACCCCGGAATATGGGACAGCGTAAATACACAGAAAACTCACGTGATCGTGATCGTACACATATCGAGAGCCGATCGCGAACGCCAACGCTAAAAGAACGTTTGATGGGTCCACCCACCGAGAATGCCTACTCCATGGGCAAGGGAGCAGCGGCTGGAGCAGCTCTAATGGGCATGGTGGCCCTATGCTATTATGGTCTCGGTTTGGCCAAACAGCCGAGCATCTATGATCATTCGGTGATGTGGCCACAGTACGTCAGGGATCGCATTCATGCCACATATGCATATTTTGGAGCTTCGTGTGCCCTGACAGCAGCTTCATCGGCGGCCGTGTTCCAATCGGAGGCTCTCATGCAATTGATTACAAGATCCGGATGGGTGGCATCGCTGATCACCCTGGGCCTGGTAATGGGCACTGGTGCTTTGGCTCAGTCCATAAACTATGAGCCTGGTTTGGGTCCCAAACAATTGGCTTGGGCTCTGCATTGTGCTGTGCTGGGAGCTGTTGTGGCACCTCTATGTTTCCTTGGTGGTCCGATACTGACAAAAGCTTTGCTCTACACCGGCGGCATAGTTGGTGGCCTCTCCACGGTGGCTGCCTGTGCTCCAAGCGACAAGTTTCTCTATATGGGCGGACCACTTGCCATTGGTCTAGGCATTGTGTTTGCCTCATCGCTGGCTTCTATGTGGCTGCCACCGACCACAGCGGTTGGAGCTGGCCTGGCATCCATGTCGCTATATGGAGGTTTGATTCTATTCAGCGGATTCCTACTCTATGATACCCAGAGAATTGTTAAGGCAGCAGAAATGCATCCGCAGTATAGCAGTGTATTCTATGACCCGATCAATCATGCCCTGGCCATCTATATGGACGCCTTGAATATATTCATACGCATGGCTATCATTCTGTCTGGCGACCAGGGTAACCGCAGaaagtaa
- the LOC6648023 gene encoding esterase B1 isoform X1, with protein sequence MRKYLFLLIKLNHERLKTFGDKPLPFTNLDYFKKVLSFKYEQRKLTTAIYSVVKTKLGTVRGVKRNTIWGDSYYSFEKIPFAKPPVGELRFKAPEPIEPWDRELDCTSPADKPLQTHMLFRKFAGSEDCLYLNVYAKDLQPQKLRPVMVWIYGGGFQVGEASRDMHSPDFFMSKDVVVVTVAYRLGALGFLSLDDSEVNVPGNAGLKDQLMGLRWVQQNIEAFGGDPQNVTLFGESAGGASTHLLTLSPKTEGLMHKAIVMSGSALCPWAVAPRNDWAYRLAEKMGYTGSNKDKHIYEFLKQAKGGDIVKASATVLNKDEKHHRVLFAFGPVIEPYVTDHTLIDRPPYELMQQTWTRKIPVIFGGTSFEGLLFYPEVTRRPATLNEVGNCLNVLPRDLGSNLDSKLRENYGLQLKRAYFGDEDCNQANMMKFLDLESYREFWHPIYRSILSRLRIEGAAPTYLYRFDFDSKLCNSIRIVLCGHEMRGACHGDDLCYVWHSMLSHQSAPDSPEYQVIKAMVDIFTNFAAHSDPNCESIKSLKFAPMESEDNLHCLNISDKIEIKRLPELEKLSVWNGFYSKGKL encoded by the exons AtgagaaaatatttatttcttttaatcAAACTTAATCATGAAAGACTGAAAACATTTGGCGATAAACCTTTGCCTTTCACCAATTTGGattattttaaaaa GGTGCTCAGTTTCAAGTATGAGCAGCGCAAGTTAACCACAGCTATTTATTCGGTGGTCAAGACTAAATTGGGCACTGTTCGTGGTGTCAAGAGGAATACCATTTGGGGTGACAGCTATTATAGCTTCGAGAAAATACCATTTGCCAAACCTCCGGTGGGTGAGCTGCGTTTCAAGGCACCAGAACCAATTGAGCCATGGGATCGTGAATTGGATTGCACTTCACCAGCTGACAAGCCACTTCAGACGCATATGCTCTTCCGCAAATTTGCTGGCTCTGAAGATTGCCTTTATCTGAATGTCTACGCCAAGGAT CTGCAACCACAAAAATTGCGTCCAGTTATGGTTTGGATTTATGGCGGTGGTTTTCAAGTCGGTGAAGCATCACGTGATATGCACAGTCCCGATTTCTTTATGTCCAAAGATGTAGTCGTGGTCACAGTTGCATATCGTTTGGGTGCTTTGGGCTTTTTGAGTCTCGATGATTCCGAAGTGAATGTGCCAGGAAATGCAGGTTTGAAAGATCAACTGATGGGCCTACGTTGGGTGCAACAAAATATTGAAGCTTTCGGCGGGGATCCCCAGAATGTGACACTCTTTGGCGAGAGTGCAGGAGGAGCTTCAACACATTTGCTCACTTTAAGCCCCAAGACGGAAGGTTTAATGCACAAGGCAATTGTGATGTCGGGCAGTGCTCTGTGTCCCTGGGCTGTAGCACCGCGTAATGATTGGGCATATCGTTTGGCCGAAAAGATGGGTTACACTGGCAGTAACAAGGATAAGCATATATATGAATTCTTGAAACAGGCCAAGGGCGGGGACATAGTCAAGGCGTCGGCCACAGTTCTTAATAAGGATGAAAAACATCATCGTGTGCTATTTGCCTTTGGTCCTGTGATAGAGCCTTATGTAACGGACCACACACTGATTGATAGACCTCCCTATGAATTGATGCAACAAACTTGGACCAGGAAAATTCCCGTTATTTTTGGTGGCACCAGTTTTGAGGGTTTACTTTTTTATCCAG AGGTCACACGTCGTCCAGCCACCCTGAATGAGGTGGGCAACTGTCTGAATGTTTTACCCAGAGATTTGGGCTCCAATCTTGATTCTAAACTGAGGGAGAACTATGGTCTGCAATTGAAGCGTGCCTATTTCGGTGATGAAGATTGCAATCAGGCTAACATGATGAAATTCCTGGACTTGGAATCCTATCGTGAATTCTGGCATCCCATCTATCGTTCGATTTTGTCCCGACTACGTATTGAAGGGGCGGCTCCCACTTACCTATATCGCTTCGACTTTGATTCCAAACTATGCAATTCCATTCGTATTGTCCTCTGTGGCCACGAGATGCGTGGCGCTTGCCATGGCGATGATTTGTGCTACGTATGGCACAGCATGTTGTCCCATCAATCTGCTCCCGACTCACCCGAATACCAAGTCATCAAAGCCATGGTAGATATATTTACGAATTTCGCTGCCCACAGTGATCCCAATTGTGAGAGCATTAAGTCCTTAAAGTTCGCTCCCATGGAGAGTGAGGACAATTTGCATTGTCTCAATATCAGCGATAAGATTGAGATTAAACGTTTGCCCGAATTGGAGAAATTATCAGTGTGGAATGGTTTCTACTCAAAAGGCAAACTGTAA
- the LOC6648023 gene encoding esterase B1 isoform X2, with the protein MTARFMDIVKLTFKVLSFKYEQRKLTTAIYSVVKTKLGTVRGVKRNTIWGDSYYSFEKIPFAKPPVGELRFKAPEPIEPWDRELDCTSPADKPLQTHMLFRKFAGSEDCLYLNVYAKDLQPQKLRPVMVWIYGGGFQVGEASRDMHSPDFFMSKDVVVVTVAYRLGALGFLSLDDSEVNVPGNAGLKDQLMGLRWVQQNIEAFGGDPQNVTLFGESAGGASTHLLTLSPKTEGLMHKAIVMSGSALCPWAVAPRNDWAYRLAEKMGYTGSNKDKHIYEFLKQAKGGDIVKASATVLNKDEKHHRVLFAFGPVIEPYVTDHTLIDRPPYELMQQTWTRKIPVIFGGTSFEGLLFYPEVTRRPATLNEVGNCLNVLPRDLGSNLDSKLRENYGLQLKRAYFGDEDCNQANMMKFLDLESYREFWHPIYRSILSRLRIEGAAPTYLYRFDFDSKLCNSIRIVLCGHEMRGACHGDDLCYVWHSMLSHQSAPDSPEYQVIKAMVDIFTNFAAHSDPNCESIKSLKFAPMESEDNLHCLNISDKIEIKRLPELEKLSVWNGFYSKGKL; encoded by the exons ATGACAGCTCGATTTATGGATATAGTTAAATTGACCTTTAA GGTGCTCAGTTTCAAGTATGAGCAGCGCAAGTTAACCACAGCTATTTATTCGGTGGTCAAGACTAAATTGGGCACTGTTCGTGGTGTCAAGAGGAATACCATTTGGGGTGACAGCTATTATAGCTTCGAGAAAATACCATTTGCCAAACCTCCGGTGGGTGAGCTGCGTTTCAAGGCACCAGAACCAATTGAGCCATGGGATCGTGAATTGGATTGCACTTCACCAGCTGACAAGCCACTTCAGACGCATATGCTCTTCCGCAAATTTGCTGGCTCTGAAGATTGCCTTTATCTGAATGTCTACGCCAAGGAT CTGCAACCACAAAAATTGCGTCCAGTTATGGTTTGGATTTATGGCGGTGGTTTTCAAGTCGGTGAAGCATCACGTGATATGCACAGTCCCGATTTCTTTATGTCCAAAGATGTAGTCGTGGTCACAGTTGCATATCGTTTGGGTGCTTTGGGCTTTTTGAGTCTCGATGATTCCGAAGTGAATGTGCCAGGAAATGCAGGTTTGAAAGATCAACTGATGGGCCTACGTTGGGTGCAACAAAATATTGAAGCTTTCGGCGGGGATCCCCAGAATGTGACACTCTTTGGCGAGAGTGCAGGAGGAGCTTCAACACATTTGCTCACTTTAAGCCCCAAGACGGAAGGTTTAATGCACAAGGCAATTGTGATGTCGGGCAGTGCTCTGTGTCCCTGGGCTGTAGCACCGCGTAATGATTGGGCATATCGTTTGGCCGAAAAGATGGGTTACACTGGCAGTAACAAGGATAAGCATATATATGAATTCTTGAAACAGGCCAAGGGCGGGGACATAGTCAAGGCGTCGGCCACAGTTCTTAATAAGGATGAAAAACATCATCGTGTGCTATTTGCCTTTGGTCCTGTGATAGAGCCTTATGTAACGGACCACACACTGATTGATAGACCTCCCTATGAATTGATGCAACAAACTTGGACCAGGAAAATTCCCGTTATTTTTGGTGGCACCAGTTTTGAGGGTTTACTTTTTTATCCAG AGGTCACACGTCGTCCAGCCACCCTGAATGAGGTGGGCAACTGTCTGAATGTTTTACCCAGAGATTTGGGCTCCAATCTTGATTCTAAACTGAGGGAGAACTATGGTCTGCAATTGAAGCGTGCCTATTTCGGTGATGAAGATTGCAATCAGGCTAACATGATGAAATTCCTGGACTTGGAATCCTATCGTGAATTCTGGCATCCCATCTATCGTTCGATTTTGTCCCGACTACGTATTGAAGGGGCGGCTCCCACTTACCTATATCGCTTCGACTTTGATTCCAAACTATGCAATTCCATTCGTATTGTCCTCTGTGGCCACGAGATGCGTGGCGCTTGCCATGGCGATGATTTGTGCTACGTATGGCACAGCATGTTGTCCCATCAATCTGCTCCCGACTCACCCGAATACCAAGTCATCAAAGCCATGGTAGATATATTTACGAATTTCGCTGCCCACAGTGATCCCAATTGTGAGAGCATTAAGTCCTTAAAGTTCGCTCCCATGGAGAGTGAGGACAATTTGCATTGTCTCAATATCAGCGATAAGATTGAGATTAAACGTTTGCCCGAATTGGAGAAATTATCAGTGTGGAATGGTTTCTACTCAAAAGGCAAACTGTAA